In Verrucomicrobiia bacterium, a genomic segment contains:
- a CDS encoding response regulator, whose amino-acid sequence MASVLYVEDEENDVFFMRRSFDRAGLEGTLQVVLDGQAAIDYLAGNGPFANRQEHPLPEVVLLDLNLPMISGFQVLNWIRNQPQLRDLPVVVFSSSARPEDQKLAQELGADDYFEKPGSGFDFGRVVKALSSKWLGRVSPAPACRTIPARS is encoded by the coding sequence ATGGCTAGCGTCCTTTACGTTGAAGATGAGGAGAACGATGTCTTTTTCATGCGCCGCTCCTTTGACAGGGCTGGCCTCGAGGGAACCCTGCAGGTTGTCCTGGACGGCCAGGCGGCTATTGATTACCTGGCCGGCAACGGGCCTTTTGCAAATCGCCAGGAGCATCCCTTGCCAGAGGTGGTCCTGCTCGATCTGAATCTGCCCATGATCTCGGGATTCCAAGTGCTCAACTGGATTCGAAACCAACCCCAACTGCGCGATTTGCCGGTGGTTGTTTTTTCCTCTTCAGCCCGGCCCGAGGATCAGAAGCTTGCACAGGAATTGGGGGCGGATGACTATTTTGAAAAGCCGGGGTCTGGTTTCGATTTTGGCAGGGTGGTGAAGGCACTCAGCAGTAAATGGCTGGGGCGAGTCAGCCCCGCCCCGGCTTGTCGGACCATACCGGCAAGGTCTTGA
- the mqnC gene encoding cyclic dehypoxanthinyl futalosine synthase, translated as MIYDASLDELLHSVWKGDRITEQQALRLYGLPLEELGALADRRRQLARASAYDGRGNQIVTYIVDRNINYTNVCNVYCKFCAFYRTEKDADSYVISFDELDKKIEETVALGGTQILMQGGHHPKLTKQWYLDLLSHIKTKFPQINIHGFSPSEFVHFRDVFNEPLEKIISDFKAAGLGSIPGGGGEILVDRVRQRVSPLKAMTDDWLEVMEVAHRLGLNSSATMMFGHVETREERVEHLERVRVQQDRSKGFTAFICWTFQAEHTRLRVPPAGAHEYLRTQALARIYLDNFASVQSSWVTQGPEIGQVALKYGANDLGSIMIEENVVSQAGTTFRMSVKDMKRLIADLGYEPRQRDNWYRLVN; from the coding sequence GTGATTTACGATGCCTCGCTGGACGAATTATTGCATTCGGTGTGGAAAGGGGACCGTATCACCGAGCAACAAGCCCTGCGTCTTTACGGGCTTCCCCTCGAAGAACTTGGCGCGCTGGCCGACCGGCGACGCCAACTCGCCCGAGCCTCGGCTTATGATGGGCGCGGGAACCAAATCGTCACTTATATCGTGGATCGCAATATCAATTACACCAATGTCTGCAATGTCTATTGCAAGTTCTGCGCCTTTTACCGCACGGAAAAAGACGCCGATTCCTACGTCATCAGCTTCGACGAATTGGACAAAAAAATCGAGGAGACCGTCGCTCTTGGCGGCACGCAGATTTTAATGCAGGGCGGCCATCATCCCAAGCTGACCAAACAATGGTACCTCGATTTGCTCTCGCACATTAAAACCAAGTTTCCGCAAATAAACATTCACGGTTTCAGCCCGAGCGAGTTTGTCCATTTCCGCGATGTATTCAACGAGCCGCTTGAAAAGATTATCTCCGATTTTAAGGCAGCGGGCCTGGGCTCGATTCCCGGCGGGGGTGGTGAGATTTTGGTCGATCGGGTGCGCCAGCGGGTCTCGCCGCTCAAAGCGATGACAGACGATTGGCTCGAAGTGATGGAGGTCGCTCACCGGCTGGGGCTCAATTCCTCCGCCACGATGATGTTTGGCCACGTGGAGACGCGCGAAGAGCGGGTTGAACACCTGGAACGGGTGCGCGTCCAACAGGACCGCAGCAAAGGGTTTACGGCGTTCATTTGCTGGACCTTTCAGGCCGAGCACACCAGGTTGCGCGTCCCGCCGGCAGGGGCGCACGAATATTTGCGCACCCAGGCGCTGGCGCGCATTTACCTGGATAATTTTGCCAGCGTGCAGAGTTCGTGGGTGACGCAGGGGCCGGAGATTGGGCAGGTGGCATTGAAGTATGGGGCCAACGACCTGGGGAGCATCATGATCGAGGAGAATGTCGTTTCTCAGGCCGGCACGACCTTTCGAATGAGCGTTAAGGACATGAAACGGCTGATCGCGGACCTTGGCTACGAGCCTCGCCAGCGGGACAATTGGTATCGGCTGGTTAATTGA
- the ssb gene encoding single-stranded DNA-binding protein, with protein MANFNKVILAGNLTRDPEMRYTPKGTAIAGFGLAINRKWKTETGEMKEEVTFVDIEAWGRQAEVVCQYMKKGNPFLVEGRLRLDQWEDKNTHQKQSKLKVVLESFSFIGSNRAAEGVAPSDAARTRTAAAPAGAPASAPAPAPEADGPAVEEDDVPF; from the coding sequence ATGGCTAACTTCAATAAAGTCATCCTTGCCGGCAATCTCACGCGCGACCCCGAGATGCGCTATACGCCCAAAGGCACTGCTATCGCCGGTTTCGGCCTGGCGATCAACCGCAAGTGGAAAACCGAGACCGGTGAGATGAAAGAGGAAGTTACCTTTGTGGACATCGAGGCCTGGGGGCGCCAGGCCGAAGTGGTCTGCCAATACATGAAGAAGGGCAACCCGTTCCTCGTGGAAGGCCGGCTTAGGCTCGATCAGTGGGAAGACAAGAACACTCATCAGAAACAGAGCAAACTCAAAGTCGTTCTCGAGAGCTTTTCCTTTATCGGCTCGAATCGCGCCGCCGAGGGTGTCGCCCCATCGGACGCCGCGCGCACGCGCACTGCCGCGGCCCCCGCAGGGGCCCCTGCTTCTGCTCCCGCCCCGGCGCCCGAAGCCGACGGCCCGGCAGTGGAAGAAGATGATGTGCCCTTTTAA
- the rpsF gene encoding 30S ribosomal protein S6, whose amino-acid sequence MKRYEGLFILDTAGKEETIKDTIDKISEEITSAGGKVETVQKMDKKSFTRVANKKHNAGFYVNIIFESQPAALDQLKHRFAMNSEVFRVMFSNAPVQKTVKTT is encoded by the coding sequence GTGAAACGATACGAAGGCTTGTTCATACTCGATACGGCGGGCAAAGAAGAAACCATCAAAGACACCATCGACAAAATCTCCGAGGAGATTACCTCAGCGGGAGGCAAGGTCGAGACGGTGCAGAAGATGGACAAAAAGAGTTTTACGCGGGTCGCCAATAAGAAGCACAATGCGGGCTTTTACGTCAATATTATCTTTGAAAGCCAGCCGGCGGCCCTCGATCAGTTGAAGCATCGGTTTGCCATGAATTCGGAAGTTTTCCGGGTCATGTTTTCGAATGCCCCGGTTCAGAAAACCGTTAAAACAACCTAA
- the pth gene encoding aminoacyl-tRNA hydrolase, whose product MENLYLIVGLGNPGAEYARTRHNAGFLVTGCLAQHWGATWSHEKKFNARAARAERGGRRVLLCQPQTYMNASGAAVAAAKDFYRVALSRMLVIVDDADLPLGQLRLRPGGSSGGHHGLESIEEHLGTREYARLRIGIGRQNQAREITGHVLGRFTSTEAALVDKVVAVACEQVETWFDAGIQKAMSQFNGNIDSLNEGKEQ is encoded by the coding sequence ATGGAGAACCTGTATCTCATCGTGGGATTAGGCAACCCGGGGGCCGAATATGCCCGAACTCGGCACAATGCCGGTTTTTTGGTGACAGGCTGCCTCGCCCAACATTGGGGAGCAACTTGGAGTCACGAGAAGAAGTTCAATGCCCGGGCAGCCCGGGCCGAGCGAGGCGGGCGCCGGGTGCTGTTATGCCAGCCCCAAACCTACATGAATGCCAGCGGCGCAGCCGTGGCAGCGGCAAAGGATTTTTACCGGGTGGCCCTCTCCCGGATGTTGGTCATCGTCGATGATGCGGACCTGCCTTTGGGGCAACTTCGGTTGCGTCCCGGTGGCAGCAGCGGGGGCCATCATGGATTGGAATCCATCGAAGAGCACCTGGGCACGCGCGAATATGCCCGGCTGCGAATTGGAATTGGGCGGCAAAACCAGGCGCGGGAGATTACGGGGCATGTTTTGGGCCGATTTACATCGACGGAGGCGGCCTTGGTCGATAAAGTGGTGGCAGTGGCATGCGAGCAGGTCGAAACCTGGTTCGATGCCGGAATACAGAAAGCAATGAGTCAGTTTAACGGGAACATCGATTCCTTAAACGAAGGCAAAGAGCAGTGA
- a CDS encoding 50S ribosomal protein L25: protein MKSVPLKAFPRALGRRAGAKKLRSMGRIPAVIYGRQAQTQSLELNAREIEDLIHHSISENLLVDLAVQEDSRPQRLALVQEVQHHALSGQVLHVDFHEIAPDEKVTISVPVETAGEPEGVKTQGGVLEHVLFKVRARGVAKDLPEFITVDVSHLMIGQAVHLGEIKAPPGVELVGDKQIPVIAVAAPRTEEEEAAEAAEAAAAAAGEVEMIKEKKEEGEEAAPAGKGAEKGAPAAKGAPAAKGAPAAKGAEKGGEKAPAKGAEKAPAAEKKAGSAEKKAGSAEKKK, encoded by the coding sequence ATGAAATCAGTACCTTTAAAAGCTTTTCCGCGCGCCCTTGGGCGCCGCGCCGGGGCCAAGAAACTCCGCTCGATGGGGCGCATCCCCGCCGTGATTTACGGGCGCCAGGCCCAGACACAGAGTCTGGAACTCAATGCCCGCGAAATCGAGGACCTCATCCACCATTCCATTTCTGAGAACCTGCTGGTGGACCTCGCAGTCCAGGAGGACTCCCGTCCCCAACGGCTGGCGCTGGTCCAGGAAGTTCAGCACCACGCCCTGAGCGGCCAGGTTCTCCATGTCGATTTCCACGAAATCGCCCCCGACGAGAAGGTGACCATCAGCGTGCCTGTCGAGACGGCCGGCGAACCTGAAGGAGTCAAAACTCAGGGGGGCGTTTTGGAACACGTACTGTTTAAAGTCCGGGCGCGCGGCGTGGCCAAGGATTTGCCTGAATTCATTACAGTGGACGTGAGCCATTTGATGATCGGCCAGGCAGTGCATCTGGGAGAAATCAAGGCGCCGCCGGGTGTCGAGTTGGTAGGCGACAAACAAATCCCCGTCATCGCCGTTGCCGCACCGCGCACCGAAGAGGAAGAGGCCGCCGAGGCCGCCGAAGCCGCCGCCGCTGCTGCGGGCGAAGTCGAGATGATCAAAGAGAAGAAGGAAGAGGGCGAGGAAGCTGCCCCGGCAGGCAAAGGCGCCGAGAAGGGCGCTCCTGCGGCCAAGGGCGCACCTGCGGCAAAAGGGGCTCCCGCTGCAAAAGGCGCGGAAAAAGGCGGGGAAAAAGCCCCCGCCAAGGGCGCCGAGAAAGCGCCTGCCGCCGAGAAAAAGGCCGGCTCGGCCGAGAAGAAGGCCGGCTCAGCCGAGAAGAAGAAATAG
- a CDS encoding ribose-phosphate pyrophosphokinase translates to MKIFSGTSNPPLAEAICAYIGIDLGKSTIKPFPDGETFVKIEENVRGEDVFLVQSTSPPTNHHLMEMFIMIDALRRASAARITTVLPFYGYARQDRKDQPRVPITAKLIANLLVAAGASRILTVDLHAQQIQGFFDIPVDHLYAAPVMYEYLKKKKLNDLVVISPDVGGLKMAYAYSQVLEAGLAIVAKRRKSASEVESLAIIGETRGKDALLVDDLTETAGTLTQAADLIKRKGAKRILACVSHAVLNEVGIERLRKSAIDELVTTDTVLRPVISGVKITTLSVAGLLGEAIKRIHSNSSVTSLFEFKGGRTS, encoded by the coding sequence GTGAAGATATTTAGCGGCACATCGAATCCGCCTTTGGCGGAAGCCATTTGCGCTTATATCGGCATCGACCTAGGCAAATCGACCATCAAACCTTTCCCGGACGGAGAAACGTTCGTCAAAATTGAAGAGAACGTTCGCGGTGAAGACGTCTTCCTGGTGCAATCGACCAGCCCGCCGACGAACCATCATTTGATGGAGATGTTCATCATGATCGATGCCTTGCGGCGAGCCAGCGCCGCCCGCATTACAACGGTGCTGCCCTTCTACGGCTACGCCCGCCAGGACCGCAAAGACCAGCCACGCGTCCCCATTACGGCCAAGCTTATTGCCAACCTTCTGGTGGCCGCCGGCGCCAGCCGGATTCTGACGGTTGACCTGCACGCGCAACAAATCCAGGGCTTCTTCGATATCCCGGTGGACCATCTCTACGCCGCCCCGGTGATGTATGAGTACTTGAAAAAGAAGAAGCTTAATGACCTGGTGGTCATCAGCCCGGATGTCGGCGGACTGAAGATGGCCTATGCCTATTCTCAGGTGCTCGAGGCCGGGTTGGCCATTGTGGCCAAACGCCGCAAGAGCGCCAGCGAAGTCGAGTCGCTGGCCATTATCGGCGAGACGCGAGGAAAAGACGCGCTGCTGGTGGATGATTTAACCGAGACTGCCGGCACCTTGACCCAGGCGGCGGACCTGATCAAACGCAAAGGGGCCAAGCGCATCCTGGCCTGTGTTTCTCACGCGGTTTTGAACGAGGTCGGCATCGAGCGATTGCGAAAATCGGCTATTGACGAACTGGTAACAACTGATACCGTCCTACGCCCTGTTATCAGCGGCGTCAAGATTACGACCCTGTCGGTAGCGGGGCTTTTGGGCGAAGCCATCAAGCGAATCCATAGCAATTCGTCGGTTACTTCGCTTTTTGAGTTTAAAGGCGGGCGCACCAGTTGA